Proteins found in one Micropterus dolomieu isolate WLL.071019.BEF.003 ecotype Adirondacks linkage group LG10, ASM2129224v1, whole genome shotgun sequence genomic segment:
- the LOC123978127 gene encoding prospero homeobox protein 1-like, producing the protein MPDHDSDSLLNRQTKRRRVDIGVKRTVGSTASSTAAATTATTDNIARAKAAIFSAMNSLSSHSHHGSDTDSMECSVVQPHGGPGVVSASDSESKSNVLRKLLKRANSYEDTMMPFPGTTIISQLLKNNMAKNGGGPERGERGDRGDAGFPGSGLSNASSDAPQEDACSNSSQDSTPQECLSPFGRPPGLATFDIERLNDEHLRAKRARVENIIRGMSHSPSVVVPASSRHEHDHEMDGEREMELDCPPPQSQQQAPSSPRGGEVCSSSSRENKRKQRLPQQQQQSFTQLVCQRKEQKQEERRQLKLQLEDMQKQLRQLQEKFFQIYDSTDDSEHNDLHNDIGNMSEDSPARSDTGGDDRGGDDLRSDNEMSDLDPGHFLDRARALLQEQALLADREKPRREGLARSKGPGGPGSSMHAEGKQLAETLKQELNSAMTQVVDTVVKVFAKPPRPTPQQAFPPLSIPPERFPTVNGDNPNFHTTNQRLQCFGDVIIPNPLDPFASMPGMPGATNDQTEALPLVVRKTPSEHHHHQSSAVGAHGGHHHPALHPSSLSASMGFSPPSFRHPFPLPLMGYPFQSPLGAPTGGYTGKDRSSPDSMDLSRETTSLRTKMASGHHLGHHHRSCSPAHPGSTAEGLSLSLIKSECGDLQDMSDISPYSGSNIQEGLSPNHLKKAKLMFFYTRYPSSNMLKMFFSDVKFNRCITSQLIKWFSNFREFYYIQMEKFARQSINDGVTGSEELSVSRDCELFRALNMHYNKANDFEVPDRFLEVAEITLREFFNAIVAGKDVDPSWKKAIYKVICKLDSEVPEIFKSPNCLQELLHE; encoded by the exons ATGCCGGACCATGACAGCGACTCCCTCCTGAACAGACAGACCAAGCGAAGACGTGTGGACATTGGTGTTAAGAGGACCGTGGGCAGCACAGCCTCctccacagcagcagccacaACAGCAACCACTGATAACATTGCCCGCGCCAAAGCAGCCATTTTCAGTGCCATGAACTCTCTGAGCTCCCACTCTCACCACGGATCAGACACCGACTCCATGGAGTGCTCTGTAGTGCAGCCACATGGTGGGCCTGGCGTTGTATCAGCCAGCGATAGCGAGTCCAAGTCCAATGTACTCCGAAAGCTACTGAAGAGGGCCAACTCATACGAGGACACAATGATGCCCTTCCCTGGCACCACCATTATCTCCCAACTTCTCAAGAATAACATGGCTAAAAATGGAGGAGGACCCgagaggggagaaagagggGACAGAGGGGATGCTGGCTTCCCCGGATCAGGGCTCTCCAATGCAAGTTCCGACGCTCCTCAGGAGGATGCCTGCAGTAACTCCTCCCAGGACAGCACCCCTCAAGAGTGCTTGTCACCGTTTGGTCGTCCTCCTGGCCTGGCCACCTTTGACATTGAACGTCTCAATGATGAACACCTGCGTGCCAAGCGAGCCCGTGTAGAGAACATTATACGTGGTATGAGCCACTCACCCAGTGTCGTGGTACCTGCTTCTTCCCGTCATGAGCATGACCATGAGATGGATGGAGAAAGGGAGATGGAGCTAGACTGCCCACCCCCTCAGTCTCAGCAGCAGGCCCCCAGCAGCCCACGGGGAGGCGAGGTGTGCAGCAGTAGCAGCCGAGAGAACAAGCGTAAGCAGCGTCTGcctcagcagcaacagcagagcTTCACCCAGCTGGTGTGCCAGAGGAAGGAACAGAAACAGGAGGAGCGACGGCAACTGAAGCTGCAGCTGGAGGACATGCAGAAACAGCTGCGCCAGCTGCAGGAGAAGTTCTTTCAGATCTATGACTCAACTGACGACTCAGAACACAATGACCTCCACAATGACATAGGAAACATGTCTGAGGACAGCCCAGCCAGGTCTGACACCGGAGGCGATGACAGGGGTGGAGATGACTTGCGCTCTGACAACGAGATGTCTGACCTAGACCCGGGCCATTTCCTGGACAGGGCGCGGGCACTGCTTCAGGAGCAGGCCCTgctggcagacagagagaagccAAGAAGAGAGGGGCTCGCCCGGAGCAAAGGACCGGGAGGTCCAGGCTCCTCCATGCATGCTGAAGGTAAACAGCTGGCAGAAACACTGAAGCAGGAACTCAATTCAGCCATGACCCAGGTGGTGGACACAGTGGTTAAGGTGTTCGCCAAGCCTCCACGCCCTACACCCCAGCAGGCCTTCCCCCCGCTTTCCATACCTCCTGAAAGATTTCCCACCGTCAATGGAGACAACCCCAACTTTCACACAACCAACCAGAGGCTGCAGTGCTTTGGCGATGTCATCATTCCCAATCCACTAGACCCCTTTGCCAGCATGCCCGGGATGCCAGGCGCCACCAATGACCAAACCGAGGCACTGCCCTTAGTAGTGAGGAAGACACCAAGCgagcaccaccaccaccagtccTCAGCTGTGGGTGCTCATGGCGGGCACCACCATCCCGCCCTTCACCCCTCCTCACTCTCTGCCTCCATGGGCTTCAGTCCCCCATCCTTCAGACACCCCTTTCCACTGCCTCTCATGGGCTACCCTTTCCAGAGTCCCCTTGGTGCGCCCACAGGTGGCTACACAGGAAAGGACCGTTCCTCACCAGACTCCATGGACCTGTCCCGGGAGACCACCAGCCTTAGGACCAAGATGGCATCAGGTCACCACCTGGGGCACCACCATCGCTCTTGCTCACCAGCGCACCCTGGCAGCACAGCCGAGGGACTCTCCCTGTCCCTCATCAAGTCTGAGTGCGGTGACCTCCAGGACATGTCTGACATCTCACCCTACTCAGGCAGCAAT ATCCAAGAGGGTCTCTCTCCTAATCATCTGAAGAAGGCCAAGCTCATGTTTTTCTACACACGCTACCCAAGCTCTAATATGCTCAAGATGTTCTTCTCTGATGTCAAG TTTAATCGCTGCATAACCTCCCAGCTGATCAAGTGGTTCAGCAACTTCAGGGAGTTCTACTATATCCAGATGGAGAAGTTTGCCCGCCAGTCCATCAACGACGGAGTCACGGGAAGCGAGGAGCTGAGCGTCAGCCGCGACTGTGAGCTCTTCCGAGCCCTCAACATGCACTACAACAAGGCCAATGACTTTGAG